The following are from one region of the Acidobacteriota bacterium genome:
- a CDS encoding beta-propeller fold lactonase family protein yields the protein MSFRRAARAAFAARSRAYWMAVGCTLVLAGLSASCGNSSHSSSASHNAYVSLPVKGSVALLHVNDSTGVMSLGQQTPQVLGLSPKGIALDPSKKFLYVGNSAANTLSIFNVASDGTLVLTGDAIPIAAGPLTLAIDASGKYLLMTNTFDDSFSVYSLSTPGAPALVATTPLGSRTAPTEMTISPSSNFVYITLSGADLIVAYSLDSATGAVTPVPGSPFSAGRGLSGMAVDTGSKYLYVANNSDATVSAFSINSGTGALTQISGSPYGLGTATAPRAIAIDPSTAFLYVANQGTNNVAAFAITSGTGQLTTITGSPYSTGTGPVLIVAEPTGKYLYTGNQTSSNITGFSYDSTTGKLTTITGSPFTTGSAPGGLTIAH from the coding sequence ATGAGCTTTCGACGGGCGGCGCGCGCCGCGTTCGCGGCGAGAAGTCGCGCTTACTGGATGGCGGTTGGGTGCACTCTTGTTCTCGCCGGACTTTCCGCCTCGTGCGGCAATTCCTCTCATTCGTCCTCGGCCAGCCACAATGCCTATGTCAGTTTGCCGGTCAAGGGTTCGGTGGCCTTGCTGCACGTGAACGACTCTACCGGCGTGATGAGCCTGGGTCAGCAAACACCGCAGGTGCTGGGGCTTTCGCCGAAGGGTATTGCCCTTGATCCAAGCAAGAAGTTTCTCTATGTGGGGAATTCGGCCGCAAATACCCTGTCGATCTTCAATGTCGCGAGCGATGGAACACTGGTGCTCACCGGGGACGCAATTCCGATAGCGGCGGGTCCACTGACGCTGGCGATCGATGCATCCGGCAAGTATCTATTGATGACGAACACTTTTGACGACAGCTTCTCGGTGTACTCGCTGAGCACGCCCGGAGCCCCCGCGCTCGTCGCAACGACTCCACTGGGTTCCAGGACAGCGCCTACGGAGATGACGATCTCTCCGTCCAGCAATTTCGTTTACATCACGCTTTCGGGAGCGGACTTGATTGTTGCCTACTCGCTGGACAGTGCGACCGGAGCGGTAACGCCGGTCCCGGGATCTCCGTTTTCCGCAGGTCGGGGTCTGTCCGGGATGGCGGTCGACACTGGAAGCAAGTACTTGTACGTTGCCAACAACTCCGATGCCACCGTCTCTGCTTTTTCCATCAACTCCGGGACCGGTGCATTAACTCAGATTTCGGGGTCGCCCTATGGACTCGGGACGGCGACAGCGCCGAGAGCGATTGCAATCGATCCTTCGACCGCGTTTCTCTACGTTGCCAACCAGGGAACAAATAACGTCGCCGCGTTTGCCATCACTTCGGGAACAGGACAATTGACCACGATCACCGGTTCGCCCTACTCGACCGGCACTGGACCCGTCCTCATTGTTGCCGAGCCCACGGGAAAGTATCTCTACACTGGGAACCAGACAAGCTCGAATATCACCGGATTTTCGTACGATTCGACCACCGGGAAGCTGACAACCATTACAGGGTCGCCCTTTACGACTGGCTCCGCACCGGGCGGCTTGACGATCGCACACTGA
- a CDS encoding response regulator transcription factor — MALRTLPVLDGSLGSHGEETRQDFHRPGANSNVYLENPPILSSGGDRPHQWIHDDDYQIALVPRQKLNHSAEPGAWTSTLQRVFVLTLTWRELLERVRGELNPGRTGGDATSSQFGEVRVNFLTMQISKSEKPIELTTQEFKLLRFLTQAPARVFSRAELLTQVWGYSHYPSTRTVDSHICMLRQKLELNRNRPIHFLTVRGIGYKFIP; from the coding sequence ATGGCACTTAGAACGCTACCTGTTTTGGACGGCTCTCTCGGATCGCATGGGGAGGAAACGCGGCAGGATTTCCATCGACCAGGCGCAAACAGCAATGTCTATCTGGAGAACCCGCCCATATTGTCGTCGGGCGGCGACCGGCCCCACCAGTGGATTCACGACGACGACTACCAGATCGCACTGGTCCCGCGACAGAAACTCAATCACTCGGCGGAACCGGGTGCATGGACATCAACATTGCAGCGGGTTTTCGTTTTGACGCTCACTTGGCGGGAACTGTTGGAGCGGGTGCGTGGAGAACTCAACCCTGGCCGAACCGGGGGCGACGCCACGAGCTCGCAATTTGGCGAGGTGCGGGTCAACTTCTTGACGATGCAGATTAGCAAGTCCGAAAAACCTATCGAACTGACTACCCAGGAATTCAAGTTGCTCCGATTCTTAACGCAAGCCCCGGCGAGGGTTTTCTCGAGAGCAGAACTACTCACCCAAGTGTGGGGATACAGTCACTACCCCTCCACTCGAACTGTCGACAGCCACATTTGCATGCTGCGACAGAAATTGGAGTTGAATCGAAACCGGCCGATCCATTTTTTGACCGTACGTGGAATCGGCTACAAATTTATCCCTTAA
- a CDS encoding STAS domain-containing protein, giving the protein MLNLVVEKIGDVTVIHCTGRIVRSEAAFQLRSAVIRQTDARVVLLDLSRVGAVEGGGLGMVVFLHLWARDHGIQLRVVSPVDGVRQSLERARHDTDIMIAGMSEALMVLGCEPEKSWNGLESAA; this is encoded by the coding sequence ATGCTTAACCTGGTTGTCGAGAAGATTGGCGATGTCACTGTGATTCACTGCACAGGCAGAATCGTGAGAAGCGAGGCCGCTTTCCAGTTGCGAAGTGCTGTCATCAGGCAAACCGACGCGCGCGTCGTGCTACTCGACCTCTCGAGAGTGGGCGCAGTGGAGGGTGGTGGCCTGGGTATGGTGGTATTTTTGCACCTATGGGCTCGCGACCACGGAATTCAACTTAGAGTGGTCAGTCCCGTTGACGGCGTTCGACAAAGTCTGGAACGCGCCCGCCACGACACAGACATTATGATCGCTGGAATGAGTGAAGCACTGATGGTCCTGGGCTGCGAGCCGGAGAAATCCTGGAATGGATTAGAAAGCGCAGCATGA
- a CDS encoding Crp/Fnr family transcriptional regulator, producing the protein MLSPYGLDIIESCLTCKMRADRIFCDLPTSALQAFESLKYAAAYPKGAVLFVEGQAPRGIFVLCKGRVKLSICSSDGKTLILKIAEPGEVLGLSATVSGKAYELTAETLDPCQVNFVKREEFLRFLKEHSEACFRVAEQLSEKYNVACHEVRALGLSHSAEEKLAKLLMEWTSKNGEGLKPEPRLKLALTHEEIAQMIGTSRETVTRLFADLRKRQILQTKGSTVVIRNKSALRSLATTG; encoded by the coding sequence GTGCTCTCGCCATATGGACTCGACATTATCGAAAGCTGCCTGACCTGCAAAATGCGGGCCGACCGGATCTTTTGTGATCTGCCAACCTCAGCCTTACAGGCGTTTGAAAGCCTGAAATATGCCGCCGCGTATCCCAAGGGAGCCGTGCTGTTCGTGGAAGGCCAGGCGCCGCGTGGCATTTTCGTTCTATGCAAGGGACGAGTCAAACTGTCGATCTGTTCCAGCGACGGCAAGACGCTGATCCTGAAAATTGCGGAACCGGGCGAAGTCCTCGGCCTGAGCGCCACCGTTTCCGGCAAAGCCTATGAACTCACCGCGGAGACGCTCGATCCCTGCCAAGTGAATTTTGTGAAGCGCGAGGAATTCCTGCGTTTCCTCAAAGAGCACAGCGAAGCCTGCTTCCGCGTCGCGGAGCAACTCAGCGAGAAATACAACGTCGCGTGTCATGAAGTGCGTGCTCTTGGACTCTCTCATTCCGCAGAAGAGAAATTGGCGAAGTTGCTGATGGAATGGACGTCGAAGAATGGCGAAGGCCTGAAGCCGGAGCCCCGCCTCAAACTAGCGCTGACACATGAAGAAATTGCCCAGATGATCGGTACGTCGCGTGAAACCGTGACTCGTCTGTTTGCCGACCTCCGTAAACGTCAGATCCTGCAGACCAAGGGTTCAACCGTCGTCATCCGCAATAAATCCGCTCTGCGCTCGCTGGCCACCACCGGGTGA
- a CDS encoding NapC/NirT family cytochrome c produces MADANSSSAPHIAGWARLRQLLNNQISIIGLALAAVALGNILFLFFMDLTTAHPSPYVGILAYMVAPGFLIAGLAMAAFGAWYYVRRDRKSPGSSHYFRLDFSDPAHRGALAFFMTFLVVFIGMSVVGSYRAYEFTDSVSFCGQLCHSVMSPEFTAYQQSPHARVACVDCHVGAGATWYVKSKLSGARQVFKTALGTFPRPIPTPVHNLRPASDTCETCHWPKKFYGAQLKVFNHFASDEKNTPRQIRLLIKTGGGDPSTGEPEGIHWHMNISNEISYVASDDERQNIPYIYVKDIQGRVTEYFVKDANLNKDQLTKATRHRMDCMDCHNRPSHIYTPPDISVDRSLAAHRLDIRLPFVKQQSVTALTGDYATTDAAMQGIAKTIYEFYNSKYPELAKEKQPEIRNAIDELQRIYKISIFPEMKVDWRTHPNNIGHFYYSGCFRCHDGNHVSAEGKVITKNCDTCHTILGQQENAVSLSAMPGLEFKHPVDLGDMTAVTCSDCHSGGVGP; encoded by the coding sequence ATGGCCGATGCCAATTCCAGTTCAGCCCCGCACATTGCCGGATGGGCTCGTTTGCGCCAATTGCTGAACAATCAAATTTCGATTATCGGCCTGGCGCTGGCGGCCGTTGCCTTGGGCAATATTCTCTTCCTGTTTTTCATGGACCTCACGACCGCCCACCCCAGTCCTTACGTCGGCATCCTGGCATACATGGTTGCGCCCGGATTTCTGATTGCCGGACTGGCCATGGCCGCGTTCGGTGCCTGGTACTATGTCCGCCGCGATCGCAAATCTCCGGGATCATCGCATTACTTCCGCCTCGACTTCTCCGATCCGGCGCATCGCGGCGCGCTGGCTTTCTTCATGACGTTCCTGGTGGTGTTTATCGGGATGAGCGTGGTTGGCAGTTACCGCGCGTATGAATTCACAGACTCGGTCAGTTTCTGCGGACAGCTCTGCCACTCCGTAATGTCGCCCGAATTCACTGCTTACCAGCAGTCGCCGCATGCCCGCGTCGCCTGCGTGGACTGCCACGTTGGAGCGGGAGCGACCTGGTATGTAAAGTCAAAGTTATCGGGCGCGCGGCAGGTTTTCAAAACCGCCCTGGGTACTTTTCCCAGGCCGATTCCCACCCCGGTCCACAATCTGCGTCCTGCGTCAGATACCTGCGAGACCTGTCACTGGCCGAAGAAGTTTTATGGCGCGCAGTTGAAGGTTTTCAATCATTTTGCCAGCGACGAGAAAAATACCCCGCGCCAAATCCGTTTGCTGATCAAGACCGGGGGCGGAGATCCTTCGACCGGTGAGCCGGAAGGCATTCACTGGCACATGAACATCTCCAACGAAATCAGCTACGTTGCGTCGGATGATGAGCGCCAGAATATTCCCTACATCTACGTCAAGGATATACAAGGCCGGGTTACGGAATATTTCGTGAAGGATGCCAACCTGAACAAGGATCAACTGACCAAGGCGACGCGGCACCGCATGGATTGCATGGACTGCCACAACCGCCCCTCGCACATCTATACTCCGCCTGACATTTCCGTGGACCGGTCCCTGGCCGCGCACCGACTCGACATTCGCTTGCCGTTTGTGAAGCAGCAGTCCGTCACCGCTCTCACCGGCGATTACGCCACCACGGACGCTGCCATGCAGGGCATTGCGAAGACAATTTATGAGTTCTACAACTCGAAGTATCCAGAACTCGCGAAAGAGAAGCAGCCCGAGATTCGCAACGCGATCGACGAACTCCAGCGTATTTATAAAATCAGCATTTTCCCGGAGATGAAAGTTGATTGGAGAACGCATCCGAACAACATCGGCCACTTTTACTACAGCGGATGTTTCCGCTGTCACGACGGCAACCACGTCAGTGCCGAAGGCAAGGTGATCACGAAGAACTGCGATACCTGCCACACGATTCTCGGACAACAGGAGAATGCCGTGAGCCTCTCCGCCATGCCTGGTCTGGAATTCAAACATCCAGTGGACCTGGGCGACATGACGGCCGTGACGTGCAGCGATTGCCATAGCGGCGGAGTGGGGCCGTAG
- a CDS encoding energy transducer TonB — MPTPQDETQHDLNLERRSRPPLLPAPPDPEVQRKRMLIALGVLMVALVAVVAKDWDFWFPTPEETQESAAPRKAPASTSAAAPASSAATGKGDRKTGKATEPQAAAPFSATTERTVLPPLQVEVVAGNRHTKVPARNSAIHLDMGSGAATSVAESPSVTREPVANGADRVQLSPQAVQNVTVSVPPDYPLLARQMKVQGAVILQALISREGSIQELQIVSGPGILAAAAREAVKQWRFKPYYQSGQPVETQARITVNFTISTN; from the coding sequence GTGCCTACTCCTCAAGACGAAACCCAGCACGACCTGAACCTCGAACGGCGCTCCCGGCCCCCGCTCCTGCCTGCCCCACCCGATCCGGAAGTGCAACGCAAGCGCATGCTGATCGCGCTCGGCGTGCTGATGGTGGCTCTGGTAGCGGTGGTCGCCAAAGATTGGGATTTCTGGTTTCCAACCCCGGAAGAAACGCAGGAATCCGCAGCGCCGCGAAAAGCGCCCGCATCAACCTCGGCGGCAGCTCCGGCCAGTTCCGCGGCGACCGGCAAAGGAGATCGCAAGACTGGAAAGGCGACGGAACCGCAAGCGGCTGCCCCATTCAGCGCAACTACGGAGCGCACCGTTCTGCCACCCTTGCAGGTCGAAGTGGTCGCCGGCAACCGGCATACGAAGGTCCCGGCGCGCAATAGCGCAATCCACCTGGATATGGGATCCGGAGCGGCCACCTCAGTTGCGGAGAGCCCTTCTGTAACGCGGGAGCCAGTCGCCAATGGCGCAGATCGCGTCCAGCTTTCGCCCCAGGCAGTTCAGAATGTCACCGTGTCGGTTCCGCCGGACTATCCGCTGCTGGCTCGACAGATGAAGGTTCAGGGCGCAGTTATTCTGCAGGCGCTGATCTCAAGAGAAGGTTCGATTCAGGAATTGCAGATCGTGAGCGGCCCCGGCATCCTCGCTGCAGCTGCCCGCGAAGCCGTGAAGCAGTGGCGCTTCAAGCCCTACTACCAAAGCGGACAGCCGGTGGAAACCCAGGCGCGCATCACGGTGAATTTCACCATCTCAACCAATTAG
- a CDS encoding cytochrome b/b6 domain-containing protein, with protein MSVRGTQENRCWPRMNGWKACALFIVLLGVFSGVAEGKAKSPSKPSNEDCLACHGDSGLTTERDGKSVSLAVNPDKFKASIHGAMFTCVDCHTDLKTSPHEIHPAKVNCATCHADQQAAYDRGFHAKAIASGDAKAATCTDCHGSPHELLPASDPNSKVSHLNIPKTCGGCHGEKFVMGASGHSTQPFFSYEESVHGRAVASGSEAAAVCTDCHGTHEILNAADAKSPIFKFNVPNTCAKCHAAVKDEFVQSIHGQAISRGNGQAPVCTDCHGIHSIQSHLDPKSSVSPRNLALITCARCHEGVRLSQEFGLEGRRSSTYLASYHGLASKLGSQIVANCASCHGVHNILPSNDPRSTIARENLVRTCGQCHPGVTESFALSKVHVDAPLSADIGSVAVRWIRRFYLSMIFTVIGSMLLHNFIIWRRKVLRLRDAYPRTITRMNSSQRWQHLTLLISFLTLVVTGFALKYPDSWLSMLPGMGEQVRGLVHRFAAVAMLGASVYHILYALFTRDGRKLVLDLLPEPKDATDVVNVLRYYLGWGGDKPEFKRFNYAEKAEYWALVWGIIVMAGTGIMLWAKVSFSSILPRWWLDIATAVHFYEAVLATLAIIVWHFYQIFFDPDTYPMNWAWWDGKVSAHHYREEHGLDTATLMDDADAESESAPDVTAEKVAAPEEVPTHRDP; from the coding sequence ATGTCCGTACGCGGGACACAAGAGAATCGCTGCTGGCCACGGATGAACGGCTGGAAAGCATGCGCCCTGTTTATCGTCCTGCTCGGCGTGTTTTCCGGCGTAGCAGAAGGCAAGGCAAAGAGCCCTTCCAAGCCCAGCAACGAGGATTGCCTGGCCTGCCACGGCGACAGTGGCCTGACCACAGAGCGTGACGGGAAGTCGGTCAGCCTTGCCGTGAACCCGGACAAGTTCAAGGCATCGATTCACGGCGCGATGTTCACCTGCGTCGACTGCCATACCGATCTCAAAACCTCTCCCCACGAAATTCATCCCGCGAAGGTCAACTGCGCTACTTGTCATGCCGATCAGCAGGCCGCCTACGACCGCGGCTTTCACGCCAAGGCGATCGCCTCGGGCGACGCGAAGGCGGCCACATGCACCGATTGCCACGGAAGTCCTCACGAACTGTTGCCGGCGAGCGATCCGAATTCAAAAGTGAGCCATCTGAATATTCCGAAGACTTGCGGTGGCTGTCACGGCGAGAAATTTGTCATGGGAGCCAGTGGACACAGCACGCAGCCTTTCTTTTCCTACGAAGAGAGTGTCCATGGGCGCGCAGTCGCATCGGGATCGGAAGCCGCGGCGGTCTGTACGGATTGCCATGGCACGCACGAGATTCTGAACGCGGCCGACGCCAAGTCCCCGATTTTTAAATTCAATGTGCCGAACACCTGCGCCAAGTGCCATGCCGCGGTGAAGGATGAATTTGTCCAGAGCATTCACGGGCAGGCGATCAGCCGCGGGAACGGGCAGGCTCCAGTCTGTACGGATTGTCACGGTATTCATTCCATTCAATCGCATCTGGATCCGAAATCTTCCGTGTCACCGCGCAACCTCGCGCTCATTACCTGCGCCCGATGTCACGAAGGAGTGCGGTTGTCGCAGGAATTTGGATTGGAGGGGCGCCGCTCTTCCACGTATCTCGCCAGCTATCACGGGCTCGCGTCGAAGTTGGGATCGCAGATTGTTGCCAACTGCGCAAGTTGTCACGGGGTGCATAACATCCTGCCGTCCAACGATCCGCGTTCGACGATCGCGCGGGAAAATCTGGTGCGGACCTGCGGGCAGTGCCATCCCGGAGTAACGGAAAGTTTTGCGCTCAGCAAAGTACACGTGGACGCGCCACTCTCGGCCGATATCGGCAGTGTGGCAGTGCGCTGGATCCGGCGCTTCTATCTGTCCATGATCTTCACCGTGATCGGCAGCATGCTGCTGCATAATTTCATCATCTGGCGAAGGAAAGTGTTACGCCTGCGCGATGCCTATCCCCGCACGATCACGCGCATGAACAGCAGCCAGCGCTGGCAGCACTTGACCTTGCTGATTTCGTTCCTCACGCTGGTCGTCACCGGATTCGCCTTGAAGTATCCCGACTCGTGGTTGTCGATGCTCCCCGGAATGGGAGAGCAAGTGCGCGGCCTGGTGCATCGCTTTGCCGCAGTGGCGATGCTGGGCGCGAGCGTGTATCACATCCTGTATGCGCTGTTCACCCGCGACGGCCGCAAACTGGTTCTCGACCTTCTTCCCGAACCGAAAGACGCAACGGATGTCGTGAATGTCCTGCGCTACTATCTCGGATGGGGCGGGGACAAGCCCGAATTCAAGCGCTTCAACTACGCGGAGAAAGCGGAGTACTGGGCGCTGGTGTGGGGAATCATCGTGATGGCCGGCACCGGCATCATGCTGTGGGCCAAGGTGTCCTTCAGCAGCATCCTTCCCCGCTGGTGGCTGGACATCGCGACGGCGGTTCACTTTTACGAGGCGGTCCTGGCGACATTGGCCATCATCGTCTGGCACTTCTACCAGATCTTCTTTGATCCCGATACCTATCCCATGAACTGGGCCTGGTGGGATGGCAAGGTATCGGCGCATCACTACCGCGAAGAGCATGGGCTAGATACCGCAACCTTGATGGACGATGCGGACGCCGAGTCCGAGAGCGCTCCTGACGTTACCGCCGAGAAAGTAGCGGCTCCGGAAGAAGTGCCCACGCATCGAGACCCATAG
- a CDS encoding protein kinase has translation MPLTSGTKLGPYEIQSPLGAGGMGEVYRARDTRLERDVAIKVLPANLSSDPNLRQRLDREAKAVSKLSHPHICTLHDIGHQDGVDFIVMELVDGETLEHKLQKGPLPPDQTLRIGAQIADALAKAHKLGFVHRDLKPANVMLTKSGAKLMDFGLAKHSGPAPLAAALTEMTVENAKLTTEGMLVGTFQYMAPEQLEGKEADHRADLFALGELIYEMATGKPAFSGKSRASLIASILTTDPPPMAALQPMTPAGLERVVKKCLAKDPEDRWQSASDLAEQLKWIGEGPQATGDNSSVARGTWNRAGWVMAAACLLLLIIGSALWWKTAHRQLPAMYFHAAVPFAPNDVALSADGRMLAMVGYSSTASDYMLWTYEVGSRKTIPLEGTHGASYPFWSPDGRSLGFFAAGKLRKIDVSGGQVQVLCDAPNGRGGAWNREGTIIFSPDALGPLLRVPSAGGSTTQVSKVDTARSEVGHRWPVFLPDGKHFLYLAANFSGRPGINAIFVGSLDTSEKRFIVSASANAFYSDPGYLLYMRDKTLVAQSFDLGKFVLTGEPHTISDEVLYFPQVYRAAFSVAGPETLIAQTGRGVYLSQLTWFDRSGKPAGTAGKPSWYNNVQLSPDGRKIATDQTDQDGRNIDVWVQDPARDATTRLTFDPALDTTPVWNPDNKQLAFSSNRSLNFRLYRKNADGSGAEEEIAQAGESAFNSLDWSPDGKSILTRRSNELWYLTMPERTQKPLVQGWVVKGAQFSPDGRWVAYASNESGSLEIYVTPFPGGNGKWQVSSGGGSEPRWRKDGKELFFLSQDSKMMAAPVSMGASFESGSPVALFQTHRRQPISSQDTYSYAVSADGQRFLIATQIDESNAAPLSVLLNWTSAIEK, from the coding sequence ATGCCTCTAACCTCTGGCACGAAACTCGGCCCCTACGAAATCCAGTCACCCCTGGGCGCTGGCGGCATGGGAGAAGTTTATCGCGCGCGGGACACTCGTCTCGAGCGCGATGTCGCGATCAAGGTCCTGCCCGCTAACCTTTCCTCCGATCCGAACCTGAGGCAGCGGCTGGACCGCGAAGCCAAAGCCGTTTCCAAGCTTTCGCATCCCCACATCTGCACCCTCCACGATATCGGACACCAGGATGGGGTGGACTTCATCGTCATGGAACTGGTGGACGGCGAAACGCTTGAGCACAAGTTGCAGAAGGGACCACTGCCGCCAGACCAGACACTTCGTATCGGGGCGCAAATTGCCGACGCACTCGCCAAGGCGCATAAGCTGGGATTCGTCCACCGCGATTTGAAACCCGCTAACGTCATGCTGACCAAGTCCGGAGCCAAGTTGATGGACTTCGGTCTTGCCAAGCATTCTGGCCCGGCGCCTCTTGCCGCCGCTCTCACTGAGATGACGGTGGAGAACGCCAAGCTCACCACCGAAGGCATGCTGGTGGGAACGTTCCAATACATGGCTCCCGAACAACTGGAAGGCAAGGAAGCGGATCATCGCGCCGATCTTTTTGCGCTCGGCGAATTGATTTACGAAATGGCGACTGGCAAGCCCGCGTTCAGCGGCAAGAGCCGTGCCAGTTTGATCGCTTCCATTCTGACGACAGATCCCCCGCCCATGGCTGCATTACAGCCCATGACACCGGCTGGACTTGAACGAGTCGTCAAAAAATGCCTGGCCAAGGATCCTGAAGACCGCTGGCAAAGCGCCAGCGATCTCGCCGAACAGTTGAAATGGATCGGCGAAGGTCCACAGGCAACGGGTGACAACAGTTCTGTTGCCCGGGGAACATGGAATCGCGCCGGTTGGGTGATGGCCGCGGCATGTCTCTTGCTGCTGATCATCGGAAGTGCTCTCTGGTGGAAGACGGCACATCGGCAATTGCCCGCGATGTATTTTCACGCGGCCGTTCCATTTGCCCCGAACGACGTCGCCTTGTCGGCCGACGGTCGCATGCTGGCCATGGTTGGGTACTCCTCCACGGCGAGCGATTACATGTTGTGGACCTATGAAGTGGGCAGCCGCAAGACGATTCCCCTGGAAGGCACACACGGAGCGAGCTATCCCTTCTGGTCGCCGGACGGGAGATCGCTTGGATTCTTCGCGGCCGGAAAGCTCAGGAAGATCGATGTCTCTGGAGGACAGGTCCAGGTATTGTGCGACGCCCCGAACGGCCGCGGCGGTGCCTGGAATCGCGAGGGTACCATCATCTTCTCGCCCGACGCTTTGGGGCCTTTGCTTCGGGTGCCGTCGGCGGGAGGCAGTACAACGCAAGTGTCAAAGGTCGACACCGCTCGTTCCGAGGTTGGCCATCGCTGGCCCGTGTTCCTGCCGGACGGAAAACATTTCCTTTACCTGGCCGCGAATTTCAGTGGCAGGCCGGGTATCAACGCAATTTTTGTCGGATCGCTCGATACCAGCGAAAAACGTTTCATCGTAAGCGCCAGTGCCAACGCGTTCTATTCCGATCCCGGCTACCTCTTGTACATGCGTGACAAGACTCTGGTGGCACAGTCGTTTGATTTGGGGAAATTCGTGCTGACCGGTGAGCCGCATACGATCAGCGACGAGGTTTTGTATTTTCCCCAGGTCTACCGCGCCGCTTTCAGTGTTGCCGGCCCCGAGACACTGATCGCACAGACCGGAAGAGGCGTCTACCTCTCGCAGTTGACATGGTTTGACCGCAGCGGAAAGCCTGCGGGAACTGCCGGCAAGCCCTCCTGGTACAACAACGTTCAGCTCTCACCCGACGGGCGCAAGATCGCCACCGACCAGACCGATCAGGATGGCCGCAACATCGACGTCTGGGTGCAGGATCCGGCTCGCGATGCCACGACCCGACTCACTTTCGATCCCGCGTTGGATACAACTCCGGTCTGGAATCCCGACAACAAGCAGCTGGCATTCAGTTCCAACCGCAGCCTCAACTTCCGCCTGTATCGAAAGAATGCGGACGGCTCCGGCGCCGAGGAGGAGATTGCGCAAGCGGGGGAGAGTGCATTCAATTCGCTGGACTGGTCGCCTGACGGCAAGTCCATCCTCACCCGGCGGAGTAATGAATTGTGGTATCTGACGATGCCGGAGCGCACGCAGAAGCCGCTCGTCCAGGGATGGGTTGTAAAAGGCGCACAGTTCTCTCCCGATGGCCGATGGGTGGCCTACGCGTCGAACGAGTCAGGTAGCCTGGAAATTTACGTCACTCCCTTCCCGGGCGGGAACGGGAAATGGCAGGTCTCGAGCGGCGGCGGTTCCGAACCAAGATGGCGAAAAGACGGGAAGGAATTGTTCTTCTTGTCGCAGGACTCCAAGATGATGGCAGCGCCCGTCTCGATGGGCGCAAGCTTCGAATCGGGCTCTCCCGTAGCGTTATTTCAAACGCACAGGCGGCAACCAATCTCCTCGCAGGACACGTATTCCTACGCCGTGAGCGCCGACGGACAGAGATTCCTGATCGCGACCCAGATCGACGAATCCAACGCCGCCCCGCTCTCCGTCCTACTCAACTGGACGTCGGCAATCGAGAAGTAA